In Mercurialis annua linkage group LG5, ddMerAnnu1.2, whole genome shotgun sequence, a single genomic region encodes these proteins:
- the LOC126679853 gene encoding uncharacterized protein LOC126679853, with product MTLLIASAIEGNNHIMPIAFAIVKSETAASWRYFMRMLKRYVLGERKVCIISDRGSGIMSAMEGPEWAGDTHKWCIRHLVSNFHNAFKKKYLKKLAEKAGRAYQEHKRDRYMSLIEADSPEGYAYLDRLDVRKWSMSGDTSGMRHGVMTTNYAESVNAMLKNIRGLPITAMLETIFNKVNSVFIKHVNDYKMWLASGFVWTPVCAHRIETWENKSKTHTASQFNVAQKVFNVLTQCDNVRQKGGNTQQVRLLDGTCTCGKFQQWKIPCSHAIAACNQYGENYRDYISWYYKCEDLTRDFCLALAVRLEGALFCRSLAWTTVFGR from the exons ATGACTTTGCTGATTGCTTCTGCAATTGAAGGGAACAATCACATCATGCCGATAGCTTTTGCCATTGTGAAGTCGGAAACTGCCGCATCCTGGAGGTATTTCATGAGGATGTTGAAGAGGTATGTTTTGGGTGAGCGAAAGGTGTGTATCATATCTGATCGCGGCTCCGGTATTATGAGTGCCATGGAGGGGCCTGAGTGGGCGGGTGATACCCACAAGTGGTGTATTAGACACCTAGTGAGCAACTTCCACAACGCCTTCAAGaaaaaatatctcaaaaaacTTGCTGAAAAAGCTG GACGCGCATACCAAGAGCATAAAAGAGATCGGTACATGTCATTGATAGAGGCGGATTCACCTGAGGGTTATGCATATCTTGACCGCCTTGATGTTAGAAAATGGAGCATGAGTGGCGACACGTCTGGAATGCGGCATGGTGTGATGACAACAAACTACGCTGAGTCGGTCAACGCGATGTTAAAGAATATTCGGGGGCTCCCTATCACAGCCATGTTGGAAACAATATTTAACAAGGTCAACTCCGTATTCATTAAGCATGTGAACGACTACAAAATGTGGTTGGCATCCGGTTTCGTGTGGACTCCAGTCTGTGCACACAGAATTGAGACTTGGGAAAATAAGTCAAAGACTCATACGGCTTCACAGTTCAACGTGGCACAGAAGGTATTCAATGTCTTGACCCAGTGCGACAATGTAAGACAAAAGGGTGGCAATACACAGCAAGTTCGTCTACTGGACGGGACATGCACCTGTGGAAAATTTCAACAGTGGAAAATTCCGTGCTCCCATGCGATAGCTGCCTGCAACCAATACGGAGAGAACTACCGTGACTACATTTCATGGTATTACAAATGCGA gGATCTGACGAGGGATTTCTGTCTCGCACTAGCTGTACGACTAGAAGGAGCGCTGTTTTGCCGTTCGCTAGCTTGGACCACCGTATTCGGTCGATGA
- the LOC126681934 gene encoding serine/threonine-protein phosphatase 7 long form homolog has protein sequence MIEPTGFAGCFAMRHYSVDMQLITALVERWRPETHTFHLPGGECTVTLQDVAIQTGLPVDGHAVTGGIVHDWAAVAERVLGIPAGRYPKKPANSTVRTSWILESFPDFGALPDQATDELVHRYTRAYLLLAVTGLCFTDLGSGKTSLRILPLLEDLAAVRTYSWGSATLAYLYHELCSCSLRYIAPALADPTISPHLPLGDRWGGRRNASRAARHSLPDIRVRLDTSRYEDFIWQPYTDDMLDTIPAYCLDGRAFWRATVPLIYFHIVEWHQADRVLQQFGLQQGIPDAPLQDHSLHSLTLKSSSSWIQTHSHYIRVWDDRLRFVISGQPLQDPPHYHSEYMDWFRYVTRRWITRQGAELGAQADFVERVRRDAPVDTELRRFAASTQRGTREDRRDVTSPPIEPSIPPHRLPVIPDAPIDPTTLRHRRRQRRHPPAPPQRPTDPMPPPVVFHPFRGHYYYAGSSSAPPPFSSGPPPSSGQFYGDSAHHYFQGSCSYPVPPGPSSPFVPPPPAYVPPTVPPFQVQWDQPTQGTQDFPASQGLPQTPGTTDFLSYGSSWLGLDSMEAMMFRQQGEFVTPPPATTSTAIPQDQQGDDGADDEDADAGEGDGDGRPGRRYLTISTGRRANRNRNNLRSNLPVTSRYDDRTPR, from the exons ATGATCGAGCCTACTGGATTTGCAGGCTGTTTTGCTATGCGTCACTACAGCGTCGACATGCAGCTGATCACAGCCCTTGTGGAGAGGTGGAGGCCGGAGACCCACACTTTTCACTTACCCGGCGGAGAGTGCACGGTTACACTACAGGACGTGGCCATTCAGACCGGACTACCAGTAGACGGTCATGCTGTTACAGGAGGTATTGTACATGATTGGGCTGCAGTGGCAGAGAGGGTTTTGGGGATTCCTGCGGGCAGATATCCTAAAAAGCCTGCAAATTCCACAGTCCGGACTTCTTGGATCCTAGAGAGTTTCCCCGACTTCGGTGCATTACCAGACCAGGCGACTGACGAGCTTGTCCATCGGTACACACGGGCGTATCTCTTGCTCGCTGTCACAGGATTGTGCTTCACTGACCTCGGTAGTGGAAAGACTTCGTTACGGATTCTTCCACTTTTAGAGGACTTGGCGGCAGTTCGGACCTACAGCTGGGGATCAGCGACACTGGCTTACTTATATCACGAGCTTTGCTCATGTTCGTTGCG TTATATTGCTCCCGCTCTTGCTGATCCCACTATTTCACCACATCTACCACTGGGCGACAG ATGGGGAGGCCGGAGAAACGCCAGCCGTGCGGCTCGACACTCGCTGCCTGACATCCGTGTTCGGCTTGATACATCTCGCTACGAAGAT TTTATCTGGCAGCCGTACACTGATGATATGCTGGACACTATCCCAGCGTATTGTTTAGATGGGCGCGCTTTTTGGCGGGCCACGGTTCcacttatttattttcatattgtgGAGTGGCACCAGGCAGACAGAGTTCTGCAGCAGTTCGGACTGCAACAGGGTATTCCAGACGCCCCACTTCAGGACCACTCACTACACTCCCTTACCCTGAAGAGCAGCTCATCTTGGATCCAGACACACTCTCACTACATTCGTGTGTGGGACGACCGACTCCGGTTTGTAATTTCAGGACAGCCCCTCCAGGACCCACCTCATTATCATTCCGagtatatggattggtttcggtaTGTCACGCGTCGCTGGATCACACGACAGGGCGCTGAGCTCGGAGCAcag GCCGATTTTGTGGAGCGTGTACGTAGGGATGCTCCTGTTGACACTGAGCTTCGGCGGTTCGCAGCCAGCACACAGAGAGGCACTAGAGAGGACCGCCGTGATGTTACATCGCCCCCTATCGAGCCTTCTATACCGCCGCATCGACTACCAGTCATACCTGACGCGCCGATAGATCCGACTACACTGCGACATCGACGGCGACAGCGGCGTCACCCCCCTGCACCACCTCAGCGTCCGACTGATCCTATGCCTCCCCCAGTGGTTTTTCATCCTTTCAGAGGGCATTACTATTACGCGGGGTCCAGCTCTGCACCGCCACCCTTTTCATCGGGTCCTCCTCCTTCTTCTGGCCAGTTTTACGGGGATTCGGCACATCACTATTTTCAGGGGTCGTGTTCATATCCAGTGCCACCAGGACCTTCTTCGCCTTTTGTTCCTCCGCCGCCTGCTTATGTACCACCTACGGTGCCTCCTTTTCAGGTGCAGTGGGATCAGCCTACACAGGGTACACAGGACTTTCCAGCTTCACAGGGACTTCCACAGACACCTGGGACTACAGACTTTCTGTCATATGGTAGCAGTTGGTTAGGTCTAGACAGCATGGAGGCGATGATGTTCCGCCAACAAGGAGAATTTGTTACCCCGCCACCAGCAACGACGAGTACGGCCATTCCCCAGGACCAGCAGGGTGACGACGGAGCCGACGACGAGGACGCCGATGCAGGAGAGGGTGATGGTGATGGTCGCCCAGGTCGACGTTACCTCACCATCAGTACAGGCCGTCGGGCGAACCGTAACAGAAACAACTTGCGCTCGAACCTCCCGGTCACTAGTAGATATGACGATAGGACTCCTAGATGA